One window of the Trifolium pratense cultivar HEN17-A07 linkage group LG2, ARS_RC_1.1, whole genome shotgun sequence genome contains the following:
- the LOC123904033 gene encoding F-box/kelch-repeat protein At3g06240-like, with product MAATNEKVNSYIPDDISLSILSKLPVKSLKRFECVRKSWSLLFQNDHFMNMFRSNFLSYNDPSSLILNVNQSPDEDLFYSFSGEMFENMVQLDWSNPFKGWRPLLTNIFGSGSINGTFCLYSSINVRIALWTPATQTGKLFHSSEAEWLHSHIPNSVTYNIHGFGYEHATNDYKVIRHVHVSIGSSCDYFDEWVKILHNPIWEIYSLRSDSWRRLHINMPYSLECNGGTQVYMDGVCHWLCEKEEEEEEEEEEEEEEEEEEEEEEEEERPKRPFLVSFYLNNEVFCITPIPSNVDNCYEVNSWINLAVFNGFIALISYHNEASTFHISILGEFGIKESWTKFLIVGPLSCVERPMGVGMKGEIVFISKDGKLVWLDLNTQMIAELGYEGGLVYYSQIVNYKENILPIQGISH from the coding sequence ATGGCTGCTACAAACGAAAAGGTGAACTCTTACATACCTGATGATATTTCCTTATCAATTCTATCAAAGTTGCCTGTTAAATCTTTGAAGCGATTTGAATGTGTTCGAAAATCATGGTCTCTCTTATTTCAAAATGATCACTTCATGAACATGTTCCGTAGCAATTTCTTATCGTATAATGACCCATCATCTCTCATCCTAAATGTTAATCAGTCCCCTGATGAAGACCTTTTCTATTCTTTTTCTGGTGAGATGTTTGAGAATATGGTTCAATTAGATTGGTCAAATCCATTTAAAGGTTGGAGACCTCTTCTTACTAATATTTTTGGATCTGGTAGTATTAATGGCACATTTTGTCTCTATTCATCTATTAATGTCAGAATTGCATTGTGGACACCAGCTACCCAAACAGGCAAGCTCTTTCATTCCAGTGAGGCTGAGTGGTTGCATTCGCATATCCCAAATTCTGTTACGTATAATATTCACGGATTTGGTTATGAACATGCTACAAATGACTATAAGGTCATTCGGCATGTGCATGTTTCTATAGGATCATCATGTGATTACTTTGACGAATGGGTGAAAATACTTCATAATCCCATATGGGAGATATACAGCCTAAGAAGTGACTCGTGGAGGAGACTTCATATTAACATGCCATATTCATTGGAATGTAATGGTGGCACCCAAGTCTACATGGATGGAGTGTGTCATTGGTTGtgtgaaaaagaagaagaagaagaagaagaagaagaagaagaagaagaagaagaagaagaagaagaagaagaagaagaagaagaaagaccAAAAAGAccatttttggtttcattttACTTGAACAATGAGGTGTTCTGCATAACACCCATACCATCAAATGTAGATAATTGTTATGAGGTTAATTCATGGATAAATTTGGCGGTGTTCAATGGGTTCATTGCATTGATCTCATATCATAATGAGGCGAGTACTTTTCACATATCaattttgggtgaatttggtATAAAGGAATCAtggactaaatttttaattgttgGGCCATTGTCTTGTGTTGAGCGTCCTATGGGAGTGGGGATGAAAGGAGAAATAGTCTTCATAAGTAAAGATGGAAAACTAGTTTGGCTTGATTTAAATACCCAAATGATTGCGGAGCTTGGTTACGAAGGAGGACTGGTTTATTATAGTCAGATAGTAAACTACAAGGAAAACATTCTTCCAATTCAAGGAATAAGTCattaa